The Temnothorax longispinosus isolate EJ_2023e chromosome 4, Tlon_JGU_v1, whole genome shotgun sequence genome has a window encoding:
- the LOC139811238 gene encoding uncharacterized protein isoform X1: MADNDKKPMSRLMKLANKFNCFYLSGLHAGECRAFVVDGQQVGLVRPDVMKEILNHPQVFQVHPEYVQLNPAFRDYTERSARVDEVLREWMASGKFVTLRGWREECHEVRAQFNTQPLFKMDRSATCLFGIRKYGVDINGYVMDPVKGLSIWLQKRSPDKQTWPSYWDSMVSGGLSVGYGINETAIKEAGEEAGIPNHLIAKLKSAGCVSFFFESERGLFPNTEFVYDLELPPDFVPNNSDGEVETFELLPVSECLERILSPHFKTTSVPVALDFLIRHGYITAENEPNFIQIVELLHVPLQTMYNHRHKASNRMANGEAIGALEKV; this comes from the exons ATGGCGGATAACGACAAGAAGCCGATGTCACGTTTAATGAAACTCGCCAACAAGTTTAACTGCTTCTACCTGTCAG GCTTACATGCAGGAGAATGCAGGGCTTTTGTTGTCGATGGACAGCAAGTTGGACTTGTACGTCCAGATGTGATGAAAGAGATATTGAATCACCCTCAA GTGTTTCAAGTACATCCCGAATATGTGCAATTAAATCCAGCCTTTCGGGATTACACTGAAAGAAGTGCGCGGGTCGATGAAGTGTTGAGGGAATGGATGGCTAGTGGAAAATTTGTGACATTACGAGGCTGGAGAGAGGAATGTCATGAAGTGCGTGCACAATTTAATACACAACCGTTGTTTAAGATGGATCGCTCGGCTACAT GTTTATTTGGAATTCGGAAATACGGAGTGGATATAAACGGCTATGTAATGGACCCTGTCAAAGGTTTGTCAATATGGTTACAAAAGCGTAGTCCGGACAAACAGACATGGCCGTCATACTGGGATAGCATGGTGAGCGGTGGATTGAGTGTTGGTTACGGTATAAATGAAACCGCGATAAAAGAGGCCGGCGAGGAAGCTGGCATTCCGAATCATCTTATTGCCAAACTTAAGAGCGCCGGCTGCGTATCGTTCTTCTTCGAAAGTGAGAGGGGTCTGTTTCCCAACACGGAATTTGTATATGATCTTGAACTGCCGCCCGACTTCGTACCAAACAATAGCGACGGAGAAGTGGAGACCTTCGAATTACTCCCCGTTAGTGAATGCTTAGAGAGGATACTTTCCCCACATTTCAAAACCACTTCTGTACCAGTTGCCCTTGACTTCTTAATTAGACATGGATACATTACAGCAGAGAATG AGCCTAACTTTATACAGATTGTGGAGTTACTCCATGTACCTCTGCAGACTATGTACAATCATCGACACAAAGCTAGTAATAGAATGGCTAATGGCGAAGCGATCGGAGCTTTAGAAAAAGTTTAA
- the LOC139811238 gene encoding uncharacterized protein isoform X2, with translation MKEILNHPQVFQVHPEYVQLNPAFRDYTERSARVDEVLREWMASGKFVTLRGWREECHEVRAQFNTQPLFKMDRSATCLFGIRKYGVDINGYVMDPVKGLSIWLQKRSPDKQTWPSYWDSMVSGGLSVGYGINETAIKEAGEEAGIPNHLIAKLKSAGCVSFFFESERGLFPNTEFVYDLELPPDFVPNNSDGEVETFELLPVSECLERILSPHFKTTSVPVALDFLIRHGYITAENEPNFIQIVELLHVPLQTMYNHRHKASNRMANGEAIGALEKV, from the exons ATGAAAGAGATATTGAATCACCCTCAA GTGTTTCAAGTACATCCCGAATATGTGCAATTAAATCCAGCCTTTCGGGATTACACTGAAAGAAGTGCGCGGGTCGATGAAGTGTTGAGGGAATGGATGGCTAGTGGAAAATTTGTGACATTACGAGGCTGGAGAGAGGAATGTCATGAAGTGCGTGCACAATTTAATACACAACCGTTGTTTAAGATGGATCGCTCGGCTACAT GTTTATTTGGAATTCGGAAATACGGAGTGGATATAAACGGCTATGTAATGGACCCTGTCAAAGGTTTGTCAATATGGTTACAAAAGCGTAGTCCGGACAAACAGACATGGCCGTCATACTGGGATAGCATGGTGAGCGGTGGATTGAGTGTTGGTTACGGTATAAATGAAACCGCGATAAAAGAGGCCGGCGAGGAAGCTGGCATTCCGAATCATCTTATTGCCAAACTTAAGAGCGCCGGCTGCGTATCGTTCTTCTTCGAAAGTGAGAGGGGTCTGTTTCCCAACACGGAATTTGTATATGATCTTGAACTGCCGCCCGACTTCGTACCAAACAATAGCGACGGAGAAGTGGAGACCTTCGAATTACTCCCCGTTAGTGAATGCTTAGAGAGGATACTTTCCCCACATTTCAAAACCACTTCTGTACCAGTTGCCCTTGACTTCTTAATTAGACATGGATACATTACAGCAGAGAATG AGCCTAACTTTATACAGATTGTGGAGTTACTCCATGTACCTCTGCAGACTATGTACAATCATCGACACAAAGCTAGTAATAGAATGGCTAATGGCGAAGCGATCGGAGCTTTAGAAAAAGTTTAA